The following nucleotide sequence is from Zea mays cultivar B73 chromosome 1, Zm-B73-REFERENCE-NAM-5.0, whole genome shotgun sequence.
aactagttagtccgatatttgtgttgggcattcaaccaccaaaattaatactgggaaaaggttaaccctatttccctttcacgatCGCAATGGCCAATCCTAAAGATCACAACAACGTTGTCCTAAACATTAACATAAGGCTGACTAACTCGTCGGCCGATGAGGATGAGAAATTAGAAGACCACATAAAAAGGTTGGACGAGCAATTCCAACGACAACAGGCTTAGATAAGCAAGGTGGCGAAAAAGTGGTACCTCTCGCACTTCAAGGTAGATCACCACCAGAAGGTCGTCAAGGAGAGGGAAGTAAAGTACGATTCACTATCAGCCTTGCTGCATCAGCTCCCCATTGTAACACCACACCATTAGCCAATGTTCAATCTGTTAAAATTTATTTTGATAATTGGATTAAAAGTATAATGGAGGATATAGTGAATATGACACATGTATTAGAAAATACTCATACACCTGATTTTTTGTCACATAAATTGGGCACTGAAATAACTGCGTCAAAAACATCGGCGACAAATGGGGCTTCTCAGTCCCAATCATATTGTGGTATGTCGATGCACTAATATCCGGGGAAAATGATGTCACCATCCTCACTACATGGTAGATCGACTCTCGGCACGGCCCGACAGTCCGCGCACGATCATGGACTGTCCGACCCTCCAACGGACCATCCGACACCTTACGTCGGACAGTCCGGAGTTGCACCGAGCCTGTCACAAGTCTCGTAGGCAAAGCAATGCACGACCGGACGGTCCAGTTACAATACCAGACCGTCCGGTCCCTCTGCGGAGTGTCTGATCCCCAAGATCGGACTGTCTGGGTGTGCATACGCAAACCAGGACACTGCACGCCAGACACAATCTTTATGCTCCACCACACCTGTAGCGCACTATAGTCGCAGCATGCCATCACCCACGCATGAGGCCAGAAAAAATACAGGTCGCTGAGCTTGTTTGGCCTGCTAAGGCCAAATCTGCTGCTCGCTCTCCCCTGTATTCGGCACAAAGGGAAAGctaagttcacatttaatgttgctaagtgtgataaaatatttgatgaactaCTTAAGAACGGCAACATTAAATTGTCGCACACAATTCCTCTGATTGTGGAATTGAAAAAGTGTATATTGTAAATGGCATGGTTCcttcataacaccaatgattgtaatatcTTTCATCGACAAATACAATCGGCTGTAGACTAAGGTCGATTGAGATTTCAAAAAATGAAGATTGACAGACAATCTTCCTGTCGACACGTTAGGACCGGTGGACAAGAAAGTCTTGGTTCGACCACAttcagccgataaaggcaaaggaaaAAAATATTACCATTGGTTACCCTCGTGCACCAAATCTAACACATGGGGTGTTTACTCGGAAAGCTCCGGACAAAAGAAAGGCTAATAAGACCGGAGGCACCAGGGGGCATGGTGCACCAGGTATGCCCAAATGTAAATGTTTTGGGGGTGAAGGTCGTGATAAAAAAGGATAAAAGGTCGAAGGTTACTTTTGAGCAACTTCTAACTAAATATCATGAGCAAATTAAGGCAAAGGATGTTGATCAAACTGGCATTGCTAAGCCATCTAGATCACCTTTGAAGCCATCAAAATCACCTCCGAAGCGTAAATCTAGAAATCAGAATTGGCGAGAAGAGTTTCATGTATCAGCAACATATCCTCCTTTTGGGCCGCCAATACCAATGCAATATGGTTCAGCTCCTTCGCACTTTCATCCTTATCCATCTTGGGGCTGGTATGATTCAAATGCTTATTCTTCTTCATATTTTAGACCACATAACATAGAATATTCATCTCATTTCGATTCTGATTTTGAGAAACGATCATATGAGAAACACCGTTTTATTTCTAAGAATCGGTCTAGAGCTCAAAATAAGAATTGAATGGTCAAGCAAGTTTATGTAGTGAAGAAATATGATAGAAAAGCCAAAAGTTCAGATCTGAATTCTTGCATTACAGAGCTGGAGGAAGTGTTAGATACTTCGGCTAGCAGTACCCAAACAATAGAGAAATTAGCTAGCGATAGTCCAGGTACTAAATTTGAACTTAAGAAGCCTAATGTGCCCAAACAACCGAGAAGCCCACTCGGATTATCAATATGACACAAGAGGCTAGAAAAACTCGGTGCACAGGAGTTGAAGGAGAGAGGCATGACATGGGCCCCTAATGGGGGTTCTCAAGATCCAGGTAAGGATGATTCTTTTGGAAGAAGTGGAGTAAAGGCAaacaaaagaaagaaagcaagtaCAAGACGTTTGGATGAAAGGTTTGCCCCAACTCAACAAAGCTATTGGTCATTGCATCGTCCATATTTTTCAGCTATGCCATATACGTCGCCCCAAGGTATTTTTGGTTATCCTTTATGGCATCATTTTGCTCCATATGCATCTTCATATTATGGAGGAGTGCAACTGAATTGCTATGCATATGGATAGTTGTGATATGCTGCTACTTACATGAAGTCGAAGTATTTCAGTTGTTGGTAGTAATGATTCTTGCTATAATTTGCTTcggtcatgtttattcaagggatgaACATGCTTATAATATTTTCTTATCACTATTCGGTTATTATTTAATTGCGAACTACATAATTAGTATTGCTGGATAGTTTCAAGTAAATGATTCATTTATTAGTGCAGCCAATACTCGAACTTATGCATCATTGAGTTGGCTATTATTGTGTTCTTCCATGGGAGCAAGCTCTATAGTTCATTAGACATCTTTTCTCTCAGTGTTTGGTATGGCCGATGAATCCTTTCTAATCATCGTGCTAAGTTTATGTCCCCATCCAAAGGGTAGGATGGACGCTCAGGGGGCAAGCATAATCAGATACCCGATCATGGTCACCTACTCTGTGTACGCCGAACGGTCTGGGgtaggcgcggacagtccgaccacgaaggtcggacggtctgcgaacaaccagaagtAGCAGCGATCATAGACCGTCAGACCACATCGTCCTAAGATAAGTGCTAGTGAGAAAAAACTTCAAGAACTTTTGGCCGGCTCAGCAGAGTCGGTCCTACTTTAATCAATTGCTtgctaaatatatgaagaaggtcGTCCCACACGATCGGCCACTAAAACGAACAAAGTCAAAAGGACGATCTGTGCGAAAGCAAAAGCTGATTAAATCGGCCTAAAAAGTGGTACAACCAAGATCGCCTGGCCATCCTCCTCTTTGGATGTCATGGTGCTTTCCAGTTTATTCATCACCGATGTGTTGTCCTACTCAAGTGTGGGTTGGTACGGCGATGAATCCGTATTACTGGCCCAACCTGTTTGCTTATGCGGGTtggggggcaccacaagttttgccAATTGGCATGTTGATCAGACAGACATGTCAAAAGAAGATGTAATCCAAAATGGCCTCTGTACATCGaatatttatattatctgatcacaagagccgatgacttgcatcgagctgagtcctcacttcgggaacaaaataactcatgggtctattgtttctgatgtgcgctggtgcttttggttcgccaagctccaccaaaaggcaggggcatatgttgagcaccaaaacgGGCGGACGGTTTGGCCCttcggcccggacagtccgcgtgccccacgattagattaactcgggtgattatccttatctcatacgtggttatccatctaatcacgtgggagttgtTGGCTATCTCCTAGAAACAGGTCtatacctcctcccctataaatataaaggggtacggctgATTGAGAACCTGCGATCCAATTGAATCTATCTACTTTATTTACCTTTCAtgtcctaggagtagatgtagtgtAGTTCTAGTTatagccttccgcatatccacctccacccctattcgactctaggTCGTAGATCCGTCCTggggtggcctgccgaccccaGGACGACCCTATGATCTTTACCCCTTCTGAGGGGCAAGATCTACTTCGTCTACTTCAatcaagacctcttcctcgaattgatctcttaattcctaggcacCTCTACATCGTCTGGGGACGTCCCGGGTGACCTGCTGACCCGGAGCACCCTAAGGTCTCTCCTCCGGGGACAGGACCTAGGTCCtacgaggagaagaagatgacccCGCGCCATCGCGGACTGTCCAACCcagagcgcggaccgtccagacTGCGCATAGGGAAGAAGTCGCTCCTGCCGCTAGGTCACAGACCGTTCGGACTAGAGCCACGGACCATCTGCACCCCCGCAGCGAGCATCGCTAGGAGACCCGACGACCCGTCGCAGACCGCCGTCAGTGTTCACCTCGCGGAGCCAAACCCAAGGTATTGCTCATCACGAGAACGCCCTAGGGTTCGTTGGTGTTTGGTCCCAAATAGGTGGTGACCATCATAGAGGTGTTGCCCCACCTTCAGGATAACCACTTTATTCGACCCTACATCATCTAAAGGTGCCAAGTACCGCAAGTCAATTCATTAtagtgtttggtgaccaaaaagGCGCCAACACTCATGACAAATCTACTTCCATTTGTGGGTGCGGATTAAGACCCACCTCCAACAACTTATCCATATAACCGTGCTCCGTGCAAAACACTGTAGAAACATTAGAAGCAGCTTACTCATATAACCGTGCTCCGTGCAAAACACCGTAGAAACATTAGAAGTCAGTTGTTTGCTTCGGTTTAAAGCCAGCTGTTTGGATTGCTCccgctgcaatccatagagacaaaACAGTGTAGAAACAGTAGAAGCCGGTACGGATTAAAGGAAAGCGAACATGTTGAGCATCTTCAACAatgcctcaaattgaaatataggGCTCTATACAGAAAAAACTACTCTAACACTACCCTATTTTGTAAAAATTTGTCAAAAAACATATATGACACTCTCTCAAGTggctcaaatatactacaccgaaCACCGTAGTGCCTTATAATCCAGATTTAGAGTTTTACCAGTTGGATCGGAATATTTTATTGGTGCCCTAAATCATATAGAATatacttatttttaaattatatgGTATTTTTATAGGACAGGTTGTTGGAGATGCCTTTATACTATATACTGCAATGTTTATAGGGCAGAGTTTAAATATAGAGATAGAGATAGTTAAGCTGCTGAATTTTGACCGTATAGCATAAATCCATGTAATTTCAGAGCAACTTTGTCGGATGCGCTGTAACCTGTTTATATTGGAGTGTTATCCCTGTTGAGATCTGCATGAGTGGGTCTCGAGCTGAGGGACCCGCAGGCTTGAGGCTCTAGTGCAAACCACGTATCCGCGTACAGTAGTTCTTTCAAGTAAACACTAAATACACTAGCTACAGACTACATCAGACTTCCATTGATGGACATCAAACACCTAAATGAGCCTCAACATTAAGACGAAAAAGAATGTTTATTTCCTAACCAAACTAGAGAACAAACATCAAGTCCCATATCTGTCGAGAATGAGAAAAAAATAGCCTTTTTTTAATCCAGGCCTGCCACATATTTTCCGTATCCTCGTAAATAATAAATCTATCTCCATGTGTGCAGTAGGGCTAGAAATAAATCATGGCTGGTGCAGCTGGCGCCTCGCTTCTGAGCTGCAGACGCCGGGAAGGGAATCACGTGTGCGAGCCTGCTTCTGGTAGCCACAACTTCTTCCGGATCACCAAGATCATCTCGTTCTCCTCTGATTCCGAGCTGGGCTCGGCATCTGCAGCCGCTACTGCTTCCCAGTGGAGCGCGTGGAGGTACTTCTTGATGAATTCGATGACAGTGCCCTTGTCCCTCACGATGGCAAACCCGGTAGGCCTGAGGATACGGTCCATTTCGAGGAGCAGGTCTTCAGCACTGCAGCCTCTTTTATCGAGGTCGGAGAAGACTGCCCATGCGTGGAGAAGATCATATGTTCGAGGATAGGTCGAGAAGGCTTCACACCTGCAAAGTGCAAACACATTATTGTATCTTGAGTAAACTGTACATGTGGAAGCACGATGTTGTTCCCCGCTTCTGCAGAAACTCGCCAATAATAACAATCTTGATTGCAAACAACAGATCCATTAACAAGCCTATGTATAAccatcagagagagagagagagagagagagtggccAATAGACCATACAATGTTAGCATTATGGGTCAAATACCATTGCAGCAACCAAAACAGATTTCCTTTAGCACAAGACACCCAGTATTCTCAGATGCATCAAGGGTAGAACAGTAGCAGAGTGGTTCTAATGAGTTTCATCCTAGGACCTAGGGTTCTTTTCGTCTATGCCATTACAATTTTCAAACTTCTGACATATGTCGTTACTATTTATCTATTTGGAAACTTGCCATTGCGATTGTCTTTGTACCCGATTCATGCCATTTTCTACGCCTGAAACGATACTGGACCCCTCTGACTGCCCTCTCTCCACTCATGATATGGACCCACAGTCATCCCCTTCCTCTCACCATCTTCCCACCTTCCCCTTCGCCATGGCCACGGAGCACGTACGCACTGGCTTGGCAGGGGCCGACGCGGTCTCCCGGGCATCGAAGGCAACGGCCAACGGCCTCGCTAGAGGCCGCGTCCCTGACCTCATGCTCAGAAACAGCATTGCGCCTGCCAGGACGAGGAGCAGCCGCGTTCTTGAACATGCCGTCGTCTATGGTGTCATCACCGCCTGCCTCTACCTCATTGACATCGTGCTGCTCAGGTGCGAGTCTATGGCCTACCACACAGATGTCGCCTCGCCGTCGGCCATGCAGACTCCCCCTCACCACTGACTCAGACGCCGCTCGCCGCATCCTACCTCCGCACCGTATCGGCCCCCGAGTCCCCATTCCCCCTCCTCACAGCAGCAATGGCCAGCGCCGGTAGGCCCCACTCACTTCTCACCACGCATTCACCGCCCAGCTCTCAGATCTCATCGGAGAAGCTGACTTATGAGGCCCACACGTCAGCAAGTAGATGAAGAAACAGCAGGGGTAGTTGATCCATACGATAATGCAATGGCTTTTGGTCACTTGTGCATGGCCCTAATACCACCAAATTCGCAGAAAATGGCATGATTCAAGTTGAAGAATTGTAATGACAAGTTTTTAAATAGGTGAAATAGTAATGGCATGTCAAAAGTTCAAAATTTGTAATGGCATGGATCAAAATAACCCTTTCGTAGGATTTTTGGCGGTTGGGAAACTCCTTACAAAGTATTGAAGGAATTCGCTCCTAAGTTATAGTTGCATAGGTCAGCACAGCCAATAGGTTCAGCAGTGTTTCATCATAAAAATTCATTCGTTCTCTTGTAAGTTGTAACCTAAAGTCTGATCAGAATATAGCTGTGAGAAACAGCATTCATCGTCAATATAAAGATGTAATTTGCCCTTTAATTAACTAAAACGTAAGGGCACAAAGCATGGCACACCACTGCACCAGGCCTGCCCTTGAATAATAACAATGGATAAATTTATAGGTGCTTAACACATACCAGTCATGATTGCTGCCTATCAGCCCTCTATCATAGATTATCTTGAGGGTGCTTGGTCCATCATGTGGCACAACATTCATCACCCATACGTCTTTTTCCTTGAGTGCAGCAGCAAATGACCCAAAATTTGCTTTCATGTCCATGATGTTTCTAATAGTGTCTGGTTTTACCTTTGGGCCCAACAAACTCCAATATTTTTCTACTCGTTGCTGCCACATTTCCTGCACAGCAAGAATTACACCAGCAATCTTTATGCAGTTCTTCAGACTCAAATAAGAAAGTTTTGAAGATAAACGGTATGTCATGATCATAAAGACATTGTAAGGTCAACTAACCGTGTCCTTTTCAAATGTGTCAGCAGTAACATACAAATCAGCAAGACGGGGAGGCGGGGTTGTTAATCGAGCAGGCCAGGGAGCTAGCCCACTTCCCCCATCTCTGTGCATTTCTGAAAATACAAAATGACTTGTTCAGTATTCTCCTTGCATCCCAAGATTAGAAAAAGTGAAATAATAGGGGCAGAGGGAACTTCTACCCTATTGCTAGCTATTACTAACAAACATGAAAATTATGTACTGAAAACATACAATTGTTTCCGGAATTGTTTATCTACAGAGAAGGAATCATGCCTTGACATAAGCAAAAAAAAACATAAGACCATGAATTAACAAAGAAACTAATTTAGTGTTATATTCACATCCCAAAGCCAGAAATCATGTATGACAAATGAGAGAAGCAAAATATCACAACTACGTACTTTTTTTCTCAGGAAAAAAGTAGGGTGCACCCTTAGTATCAAACGACTAGTTGGGAACAGGATAACTACTCACGTTCAGGATACGGAGTAATGCAAGCTTCCATTGGCACTCCCCATACTGAATCTGGATCATCGCCACTTTTGCATAGAGGTGGCGTTGTACCATGTGCTCGTCTCTTGTAACAATCATTGTTCAGGGGTTTCACCCAAATAACAGTTTGGTTTCTTTTCTCTGCAATTTTCCAGCACATCCTTTCTACAAGGGCACTCATTTCTTTCCAGATTCGGAGATCTTCCTCATCTTGTGCATATGCTTCAGGAGAGGAGTAAGCAAAATAACCTCCAGGCCGTAGCAATCTGTCTAGTTCGAGCAGAAGAATCCCATCTCTTTGAAGCCAGTCGATCCTACAACGTGAACAATGGGCTAGTTCAAATGATCTACTCGGGTATGGAAGCCTTTTTGTTCCCAAAACACCAAGATATGCAGGGATTCCTCTTTCGAGTGCAAACTGAATCTGATTCTGATGCACGTCGTTTGGTGCCAAAGACATTGCTATCACATTAGAAGAAAGAAGGTATCCTCCGAAACTAGCAACTCCACAACCAACATCAAGAACTGTACGAAGCATCCCCTCATTGTTTATATTGTTATCTTTGAAATTTAGCATCTGCCAAATAGTAGAGATGGTCAGATAAAAGAATTTCAGGGAAACTTACAAAGGAGTCAAGACAAAAGGCTTACATTTGCAATATTTGATATGTATTTGTCAGCTCCATGGTGAAAATGGGTCCCACCACCTGGAAACTTGATTTTTTCACCAGCTTCAACCATCCAGTTCTGGTCTGACTTCTCTTTTGCAAGGTGAGTGTGTGGAATGTTTGCTTTCCATACTACATCACGACTTTTTGGCCATTTTATAGGGACCTGGAAAAAAAATTGTGGGTCGGATACAGCTCAGCAAGGATGCAATCAAACAGAACTAATTTCAGATAGGAAGGTCAGTCTGTCAGGGCACGTGTTATTAACAAGAAAAAAATATGAATAAAACAGAAAAGCACAGGGAAAACTTATAACCATGTCTTGAGACAACTAAGGCAAAATTATCTTAGTCAACTTGCAAAAGAGCTTGTATTATTGATCGAATGAAGCACATACTACTATATACAAGATGCAGTATTGCAGTTGCTGCAAATATTACATTAAAAAGACTGGTTGAAAGCTTGAAATAGTCAGTCTATGAACTCAAGTCAAGCGAAGATATATCTCATGCAAGATCTAATTGGAATAAAAGAACACTTTGAGAGAAGAGTTAGATCAGTAGTGACCTTATAGCCATGTGGTGGAGGAATCAAGCAATTAAAACGCCTTTCAGGTGGAGGGCAATGCCTCTCATAGTGCTCCATCAGGTTTAAATCCAGCTTCAGCCTCATTTGATATATCAAGTTCCGATCCAAGCAGGGGATCAGCTCAGAGTGCCGGTCATCACACACCTAAACACCCAATAAAAAACACTTACAATCATGAATAGACAATCCACAAAAGAAAAGGACTGATCACTCGTTGGGACTTACAAGAAAGCTCTTAGGCTTGACATCATCTGCATCCCCGGTTCCAAAAATGGACTCTTCAGAACCATCATCACTGCCCCATCCAAGTGACCGTGAGAATTTGGTCCCGTACTCAAATGCGGTGCTCCCAGCCTGTCCATTGGAGCCCGAGAAATACAAGAAGAGGAGGCATAGGCACACGATCATCACACAGCACAGCACAACCGGCTTGCTGTTCCCGGAGTCATTTCTCCCCCTCATCTCGGATCCTAACTTGCCTTGCCCTCCCTCTAGTAAGCACAGGCCCCAGGATTCATAAACGACTGACTGGAATTCCTCCCCTCTCAGTCACAGATCTGCAAAGAACATCAATCCTCAGAAACAACCCTATCACTGTCAGAAGCTATCAGTAAACAAGAAACCCTACCACAAACACACAACCTGCAGAACTGAAACCAAGATGGAAGCCTCCGAAGAACGGAAATCGTTGGGAAGAATTAAATTCTCCAATCAAACGCCACAAGACATGTCCAATATGCAATTAAACGGGGAATTTCCTGTCAAGTAAGCCAACCTTCAGTGCCCAAAGCTGAAAAAGAAACAGCAGCAGCAGTGAAGTGGGGGACAGAACACAAAGAGCAAAGACCACCACCCCTTTAAATAAAGCTCCCTTTTGCGGGGTTCCGATCTCGGGGGTTCTTGTTGGAGGAAGCGGGCTTGGAGTTCGGTTCACCCGCACCGAAACTTACGAACTTGGATTAGGCGGCAGAGCATACACGGAAAAGAAAATTCGGATTTGACGCTTTTTTTTATTAGGCAACCAGACGCATAAAAAAACTTTGAATTTGACGCGGTTCAAATGCGCGACAGCGACGAGCACCACTGCGGCAGGGTACAGCAGTGCGACGCGTGATGGAAGTGGAATACGTGCGGCGCAAGAGCAGAAACAGATTGAAAAATCGCAAACTAACCACTTGAACGCGCAGCCTACTCCCAAAACTGACGAAACCAACTGAATCCTAATAGACGAGAAAAACACCGAACGGAAGCAACAACAGCACGGGATAGAAAATCCACCGCGACCGCTGCGCAGGCACCGGGCTGAAATCGCGCAAGCGAGCGCGCGTATCCACGGCTGCTGCTACCTCCGGCGAATCCCGTCGGCTCCGAGGGAGCGCCGGGCCATGCGAACGGCGGCAACAGATCGAGCAAGGCTGCCCCGCCCGAGGCGGCGGCCCGCATTGCGTCGCGGGCCGGCCGAGAGGAGGGAAGGGGTGGAGGGACAGAGCAATGCACCGTATCGCGGGTCGCAGCGCCACCGCGGGGCGCGGTCGTCTCCGGTCTCAGGGCAGGGTCGGGGCGGAGAGGCAACCAGTCGCGgggcgagcgagcgagcgagagcCAGCGGAAGGCCTCGACTTGCGGGGTAGTCGGGTAGAGCGAGCGAATGTGGGTATTGGCCTATTGGATGAAAGCTGGGCTGCGGTGAGTTAGTGGCAGGATGACGACGACGCGGGGATTAATAATTAATAGTAACATGACAATTAACTATAGATGTTTAATAAGCACGAGGCACGCGAGCCCGACACAAAGCCCGTTGTTTGGGTCTGGTttgagcccggcacggcccggttcTATGCGGGTTCGGACCGGCCTAGACAGAAAACTAGGCATGGTAGGCTAGCACAGCACGGCCTATTTACCCTAAACCCGTTAAATCCGTTTTTTTGCACTAAAACGTGTTTACCGGCCCGTTTAGCTGCTTTTCGGTCcgctttttcgtgctaaacgggacaGCCCGACCTGTTTAGGCCCACTGCGGGCCGGGCTCGACCAAGAAATCGAGCCTGTGGGCTTAAACGGTCCGGCCTAGTTTTCTAACCGTGCCTGGCGGGTCGGGCccaggccggaccgggccgggcggcccgtttggccatctctacaaTTATCTGAGCCCAGCAGATTTTCACGGATCGGTTTATGAAAGTAAAAAATAGACAAAAACGGATTTAGATTGTATACCGCGGCTGCTTATCCATCCTACCTTTCGTCATATCTCTTAAGGCTAATTTGAAAGCCACAAAACCTAAAGGGATTGAAGAATCTAAAATTTCACTTATTCAATTTGAATAAAAGGGGGATTTTAGTCCCTTAAAACACTCTGGTATTTTAACTCCTAAATTAGTCCTAATTTTAAACTTAGATCTCGTTTGGTTTCAGGGAGTAAAGATTATTAGTCTCTTCATTTTAGTCTTTAAATTATCAAACGGTGGGACTAAAACATAGACTAAAATAGTCTCTAGTGACTAAATTGTCAAACAGTGGGAGTGACTAAAAAGAATTAAATCATATTAATTTCACTTTTCACCCCTCATTTATTTCAATTGCACTATTTTTGCGGGAAAATGCTAAAAGGCATTTTGGTCtttttatgattcatttaatgtGTTCTTGATACTTTAGTCCCTACAACCAAAGCAGCGCAGAGACTAAACTTTAAGACTCGTTTGGTTTGAAAGACTAAAGATTAGTTTCTCTATTTTAGTATCAATTAATCACTAAATTGTCAAACAATGAGACTAAAATAGAGACTAAACAGTTTGTCTCTAGTCTCTCGAGAGgtgactaaaagtgactaaatcATATTAATTCCACTTTTGCCCTCCTTTATTTTAGTTGAACTAATGGCGGGAGAATGCTAAAGGGTATTTTGGTCCTCTTATGAATCATTTAATGCGTTCTGAATACTTTTAGTCCCAAGAACCAAACAGGATAGAGACCAAACTTCAGTCatttaactaaactttagtccataGACTAAAGAACCAAACCAAACGAGCCATGTTTGATTTTCTTAGTCCAtactaaagtttagtccataACTCGTTTGGTTATAGAGACTAATAAGTAGTAAGAACACATTAAACGACTCATAAGACACTAAAAATGCTCCCTTAACATTCTCATACTACTAGTGCAATTGAAATAAATGAAGGGCAAATATGAAATTATTATGGTTTAATCCATTTTAGTCACACTTTGAGGGACTAGGGACTAAAGCAGTTTAGTCTCTATTTTAGTCCCACTATTTGGCAATTTAAAGACTAAAGGCTTGTTTGGTTTGTGACTAAATATGTCACACTTTGCTTAAGATTAGTCGtccgaattgaataactaaccttacgCAAAAAAAAGTTACATAAACTATGGCAACTTAGCTAGCGAACCAAACATGACttaaatgtgattaaaatagagaAACTAATCTTAGTCCCTAAAACCAACCAAACGGGCCCTAAAGTAACCAAACAACTCTTAAAACTGTACAGCCGTGAGTACGAGGAAGAGCTGGATGCTGAGAGGAACAGAATAAATCTTAGATTAGCATCAGATTTAGCGGCGTTGGTTGGGAATTTTGGACAGAATATTTCTGTCGG
It contains:
- the LOC103643455 gene encoding probable methyltransferase PMT1, whose translation is MRGRNDSGNSKPVVLCCVMIVCLCLLFLYFSGSNGQAGSTAFEYGTKFSRSLGWGSDDGSEESIFGTGDADDVKPKSFLVCDDRHSELIPCLDRNLIYQMRLKLDLNLMEHYERHCPPPERRFNCLIPPPHGYKVPIKWPKSRDVVWKANIPHTHLAKEKSDQNWMVEAGEKIKFPGGGTHFHHGADKYISNIANMLNFKDNNINNEGMLRTVLDVGCGVASFGGYLLSSNVIAMSLAPNDVHQNQIQFALERGIPAYLGVLGTKRLPYPSRSFELAHCSRCRIDWLQRDGILLLELDRLLRPGGYFAYSSPEAYAQDEEDLRIWKEMSALVERMCWKIAEKRNQTVIWVKPLNNDCYKRRAHGTTPPLCKSGDDPDSVWGVPMEACITPYPEQMHRDGGSGLAPWPARLTTPPPRLADLYVTADTFEKDTEMWQQRVEKYWSLLGPKVKPDTIRNIMDMKANFGSFAAALKEKDVWVMNVVPHDGPSTLKIIYDRGLIGSNHDWCEAFSTYPRTYDLLHAWAVFSDLDKRGCSAEDLLLEMDRILRPTGFAIVRDKGTVIEFIKKYLHALHWEAVAAADAEPSSESEENEMILVIRKKLWLPEAGSHT